One window of Pyxicephalus adspersus chromosome 4, UCB_Pads_2.0, whole genome shotgun sequence genomic DNA carries:
- the LOC140329715 gene encoding galactose-3-O-sulfotransferase 2-like — protein sequence MNILFRYGEFHNLTFALPVQSSAFSYPYLFSATKVDGFSENGNKTFNIMCHHMRFMFSEVQKVMPSDTFYFTVLRNPISLMESSFSYYKSMGAFAKATDLENFVNNTSIYYNAKMAGSHAKNFMTFDLGFDHNGPDSIKNAKVIQGTVDAIFDLVLITEYFDESLILLKEALCWSFDDILSFPLNRRSNTTMKTLTFQTQEKIKRWNSLDWQLYVHFNNSFWKRVDEFGRERMQREVRILQRKRTENEKMCLQGEVAPSQLEDKLMMPYQSGIAAILGYNLKPGLTAPYRLLCQRLVTPELQYNRLIHLRQIGNQT from the exons ATGAACATCCTCTTCCGCTATGGCGAATTCCACAACTTGACCTTTGCTTTACCTGTTCAAAGTTCAGCTTTCTCTTACCCTTACCTATTTTCAGCCACTAAAGTGGATGGATTTTCTGAAAATGGAAATAAGACTTTTAACATCATGTGTCATCATATGCGCTTCATGTTCTCAGAG gTTCAGAAAGTGATGCCAAGCGACACTTTTTATTTCACTGTCTTGCGGAACCCAATTTCGCTGATGGAATCCTCTTTCTCTTACTACAAAAGCATGGGGGCATTTGCAAAGGCTACAGACCTAGAAAACTTTGTCAACAATACTTCAATATATTATAATGCGAAAATGGCAGGTAGCCACGCTAAGAATTTCATGACTTTTGATTTAGGTTTTGACCATAATGGACCTGACTCTATAAAAAACGCAAAGGTAATACAGGGGACAGTGGATGCAATCTTCGATCTGGTGTTGATCACGGAATACTTTGATGAGTCTCTTATTCTATTGAAGGAAGCTCTGTGTTGGTCATTTGATGATATTCTGTCCTTTCCACTGAACAGAAGAAGTAACACCACCATGAAAACCCTCACTTTTCAAACACAAGAGAAGATAAAAAGATGGAACAGCCTTGACTGGCAATTGTATGTCCATTTCAACAATTCCTTCTGGAAACGTGTAGATGAGTTTGGAAGGGAACGAATGCAACGCGAGGTTAGGATACTGCAAAGAAAAAGGACTGAGAATGAAAAAATGTGTCTGCAGGGTGAGGTTGCCCCTAGTCAGTTAGAAGATAAATTAATGATGCCATATCAGTCTGGAATAGCTGCAATTCTTGGATACAACCTGAAACCTGGACTTACAGCACCATACCGGCTTCTTTGCCAGAGACTTGTCACCCCAGAGCTTCAGTATAATAGACTGATACATTTAAGGCAAATTGGAAATCAAACAtga
- the LOC140329716 gene encoding galactose-3-O-sulfotransferase 2-like, which translates to MSLAILIWVSHDSDRFGNRIDLRKTRFNKDKGSCQPKTNIFFLKTHKTASSTIVNILFRYGEFHNLTFALPVQSIDFALPSPFSATKVNGFTESGKKTFNIMCHHMRFMLPEVQKVMPYDTFYFTVLRNPIYQMESSFSYFKNQEPFAKAANLEDFLNNTSKYYDVKMAYSHMAKNFMTFDLGFDHNGLDSIKNVKLIQGTVEIIFDLVLITEYFDESLILLKEALCWSFDDVLSFPLNRRSNTTMKTLTLQIQENIKKWNSLDWQLYVHFNNSFWKRVDEFGMERMQREVTILQRKRTEIEKMCLQGEVAPNQLEDKSMMPYQSGIAAILGYNLKPETTYQVLCQRLVTPVIQYSSLLRLKQIRNQTKLNLK; encoded by the exons ATGTCCCTGGCCATACTAATTTGGGTTTCCCATGATTCAGACAG ATTTGGGAACAGAATTGACCTTAGGAAGACAAGGTTCAATAAAGACAAAGGGTCCTGTCAGCCCAAGACAAATATCTTTTTCTTGAAGACCCACAAAACAGCCAGCAGCACCATTGTGAACATCCTCTTCCGCTATGGCGAATTCCACAACTTGACCTTTGCTTTACCTGTTCAAAGTATAGATTTCGCTTTACCCAGCCCATTCTCAGCCACTAAAGTAAATGGCTTTACTGAAAGTGGAAAGAAGACTTTCAACATCATGTGCCATCATATGCGCTTTATGTTACCAGAG GTTCAGAAAGTGATGCCGTATGACACTTTTTATTTCACTGTCTTGCGGAATCCAATCTACCAGATGGAATCCTCTTTCTCTTACTTCAAGAACCAAGAGCCATTTGCAAAAGCTGCAAACCTGGAAGACTTTCTCAACAATACCTCTAAATATTATGATGTAAAAATGGCATATAGCCACATGGCTAAGAACTTCATGACTTTTGATTTGGGATTTGACCATAATGGACTTGATTCTATAAAAAACGTAAAGTTAATACAGGGGACAGTAGAAATAATCTTTGATCTGGTGCTGATCACGGAATACTTTGATGAGTCTCTTATTCTATTGAAGGAAGCTCTGTGTTGGTCATTTGATGATGTTCTGTCCTTTCCACTGAATAGAAGAAGTAACACCACCATGAAAACCCTCACtttacaaatacaagaaaatataaaaaaatggaacagcCTTGACTGGCAATTGTATGTCCATTTTAACAATTCCTTCTGGAAACGTGTAGATGAGTTTGGAATGGAACGAATGCAACGTGAGGTTACGATACTGCAAAGAAAAAGGACTGAGATTGAAAAAATGTGTCTGCAGGGTGAGGTTGCCCCAAATCAGTTAGAAGACAAATCAATGATGCCATATCAGTCTGGAATAGCTGCAATTCTTGGATACAACCTGAAACCTGAAACAACATATCAGGTCCTTTGCCAGAGACTTGTCACCCCAGTTATTCAGTATAGTAGTTTGTTACGTTTAAAGCAAATTAGAAATCAAACAAAACTTAATTTAAAGTAG